A genomic region of Streptosporangium lutulentum contains the following coding sequences:
- a CDS encoding DUF2516 family protein: MFQVYGVLGLIFTALAIGVFVMAAWALIHAVKTPARAFAVTGKQTKNLWLIILSLAALFGFSAAVGFIQPLSIFTIAAVIAAGIYLADVRPAVKEIGKGGNQGPYGPW; the protein is encoded by the coding sequence ATGTTCCAGGTGTACGGCGTTCTGGGCCTGATCTTCACGGCTCTGGCCATCGGCGTGTTCGTCATGGCGGCCTGGGCCCTCATCCACGCCGTGAAGACCCCGGCTCGCGCGTTCGCGGTCACCGGCAAGCAGACCAAGAACCTGTGGTTGATCATCCTGAGCCTGGCCGCGCTCTTCGGGTTCTCCGCCGCCGTGGGGTTCATTCAGCCTCTGAGCATCTTCACCATCGCGGCCGTCATCGCCGCGGGCATCTACCTCGCCGACGTCCGCCCCGCCGTGAAGGAGATCGGCAAGGGCGGGAACCAGGGCCCCTACGGCCCCTGGTGA
- a CDS encoding class I SAM-dependent methyltransferase: MPKPIGEITRGTTGHNRLRRADRWIAGVHGRLLRGADRPLVVDLGYGASHTTTLEMFLRLRGVCPSVEVVGIEIDPARVAAAKPYERPGLSFALGGFELPVDRPPLVIRAFNVLRQYGEAEAWGYWAMLRERVAEDGVIVEGTCSEVGHRAVWATLDRSGPRTLTLSARFDGFDRPSDLAERLPKTLIHRNVPGEPIHAFLRDFDHAWAVNAPLGSYGSRQRWIASAKTLAGTWPVAGHPPYGGRARWRLGELTLPWTAVSPR, translated from the coding sequence GTGCCGAAGCCGATCGGGGAGATCACCAGGGGGACGACGGGGCACAACCGGCTACGGCGAGCCGACCGGTGGATCGCGGGCGTCCACGGCCGCCTCCTGCGTGGCGCGGACCGCCCGCTGGTGGTCGACCTCGGCTACGGCGCCTCGCACACCACGACGCTGGAGATGTTCCTGCGGCTGCGCGGCGTCTGCCCGTCGGTCGAGGTCGTCGGCATCGAGATCGACCCGGCCAGGGTGGCCGCGGCCAAGCCGTACGAACGCCCGGGGCTGTCCTTCGCCCTGGGCGGTTTCGAGCTGCCGGTGGACCGGCCCCCGCTGGTGATCAGGGCGTTCAACGTGCTCAGGCAGTACGGCGAGGCCGAGGCGTGGGGGTACTGGGCGATGCTCAGGGAGCGGGTCGCCGAGGACGGGGTGATCGTCGAGGGCACCTGCTCGGAGGTGGGCCACCGCGCGGTCTGGGCCACGCTGGACCGCTCAGGCCCTCGCACCCTCACCCTCTCCGCCCGGTTCGACGGCTTCGACCGCCCGTCCGACCTCGCGGAACGCCTGCCCAAAACGTTGATCCACCGCAACGTCCCCGGTGAGCCCATCCACGCCTTCCTGCGCGACTTCGACCACGCCTGGGCGGTCAACGCCCCCCTCGGCTCGTACGGCTCACGCCAGCGCTGGATCGCCTCCGCGAAGACGCTCGCCGGGACCTGGCCCGTGGCGGGCCATCCCCCCTACGGCGGCCGGGCCCGGTGGCGGCTCGGCGAGCTCACCCTCCCGTGGACCGCCGTCTCCCCCAGGTGA
- a CDS encoding BlaI/MecI/CopY family transcriptional regulator — MKGLGELERSVMDIIWAQPSPVTAREVGRLIADRDLAPTTVMTVLDRLTRKGFLVRTRDGRAWRYEPAESRDAYIAELMLGALDLTGDRSAALTRFAQAVTGTEAEILRKALTGLETELEDE; from the coding sequence GTGAAAGGTTTGGGCGAGCTGGAACGCAGCGTTATGGACATCATCTGGGCGCAGCCATCCCCTGTGACGGCGCGGGAGGTCGGGCGTCTGATCGCCGACCGTGACCTCGCGCCCACCACGGTGATGACCGTGCTCGACCGGTTGACCCGCAAGGGCTTCCTGGTCCGCACTCGCGACGGTCGCGCCTGGCGGTACGAACCGGCAGAAAGCCGCGATGCTTACATTGCGGAGCTTATGCTGGGGGCACTGGACTTGACCGGCGACCGGTCGGCGGCCCTCACCAGGTTCGCCCAGGCCGTCACCGGCACTGAGGCCGAGATCCTGCGCAAGGCCCTGACGGGTCTGGAGACGGAGCTGGAGGACGAGTGA
- the mshA gene encoding D-inositol-3-phosphate glycosyltransferase, translating into MSVRRRRVSRVATISMHTSPLDQPGTGDAGGMNVYVVEVAKRLAELGMEIEIFTRQTARDLPPVAEIVPGVWVRHVTAGPYEELDKGDLPGQLCAFLSGVLRTEAMYEPGRYDVIHSHYWLSGQVGWLAKERWGVPLVHTMHTMAKVKNLLLADDDRPEPTARVLGEQQVVEVADRLVANTPTEAQELVDLYGAAPGRVEVVTPGVSLRVFQPASKGAARHRLGLPQDAHVLLFVGRVQPLKAPDVLLRAAARMLIDDPSLRSRLVVACVGGPSGNGLARPSYLTDVAASLGISDVVRIVPPAPQYELADWYRAADVTVVPSHSESFGLVALESQACGTPVAAASVGGLRTAVRDGVSGVLVEGHDPHDWAQVLTKFLHRPVWREALAAGAVAHAAAFGWSATAARLADVYAGAMANLHRVPLTINS; encoded by the coding sequence GTGTCGGTGAGGCGACGGCGGGTCAGCCGAGTCGCGACGATCAGCATGCACACGTCCCCCCTGGATCAACCCGGGACAGGGGACGCGGGCGGCATGAACGTCTATGTCGTCGAGGTGGCCAAGCGTCTGGCCGAGCTCGGGATGGAAATCGAGATCTTCACCCGGCAGACCGCACGTGACCTGCCGCCGGTCGCCGAGATCGTTCCCGGTGTCTGGGTCCGCCACGTCACCGCCGGACCCTACGAGGAGCTCGACAAGGGCGATCTGCCCGGTCAGCTCTGCGCTTTCCTCTCGGGCGTGCTGCGCACCGAGGCCATGTACGAGCCGGGCCGGTATGACGTGATCCACTCTCACTACTGGCTGTCCGGCCAGGTGGGCTGGCTGGCCAAGGAGCGCTGGGGCGTGCCGCTGGTGCACACCATGCACACCATGGCCAAGGTGAAGAACCTCCTCCTCGCCGACGACGACAGGCCCGAGCCGACCGCCCGCGTGCTGGGCGAGCAGCAGGTCGTGGAGGTCGCCGACCGGCTGGTGGCCAACACCCCGACCGAGGCCCAGGAACTCGTCGACCTGTACGGCGCCGCCCCCGGCCGGGTCGAGGTCGTCACCCCCGGGGTGAGCCTCAGGGTCTTCCAGCCCGCCTCCAAGGGGGCGGCCCGTCACCGGCTCGGCCTGCCCCAGGACGCCCACGTGCTGCTGTTCGTCGGCCGCGTGCAGCCGTTGAAGGCCCCGGACGTGCTGCTGCGCGCCGCGGCCCGGATGCTCATCGACGATCCCTCGCTCAGGTCGAGGCTCGTCGTCGCCTGCGTCGGCGGCCCCAGCGGCAACGGCCTGGCCCGGCCCTCCTACCTCACCGACGTGGCCGCCTCACTGGGCATCTCGGACGTGGTCAGGATCGTCCCCCCGGCGCCCCAGTACGAACTGGCCGACTGGTACCGCGCCGCCGACGTGACCGTCGTCCCCTCGCACAGCGAGTCGTTCGGCCTGGTCGCGCTGGAGTCACAGGCCTGCGGCACCCCGGTCGCCGCGGCGTCCGTGGGCGGGCTGCGCACCGCCGTACGCGACGGTGTGTCCGGTGTGCTCGTCGAGGGGCACGACCCACACGACTGGGCGCAGGTGCTCACCAAGTTCCTCCATCGGCCCGTCTGGCGGGAGGCGCTGGCGGCGGGGGCGGTGGCCCACGCCGCGGCCTTCGGCTGGTCGGCCACCGCGGCCCGGCTCGCCGACGTCTACGCCGGGGCGATGGCGAACCTGCACCGCGTTCCGCTCACGATCAACTCATGA
- a CDS encoding SDR family oxidoreductase has translation MNRTAVVTGASSGIGEATARRLAAEGFDVVAAARRRDRLDRLAAEVPGIRAATLDVTSQESVDEFAASLDRCDVLVNNAGGAVGLEPVASGDTADWQQMYDVNVLGTLRVTQALLPRLIDSGDGVLLMLTSVAGLVSYEGGGGYNAAKHAQTSMTEVLRLELVGKPIRIVEVAPGMVHTEEFSLNRFRGDSAAADRVYQGVPDPLSADDVADAISWCVTRPAHVNIDRLVIRPRAQAAQYKIHRV, from the coding sequence ATGAACAGGACAGCTGTGGTTACAGGGGCCAGCAGTGGCATCGGGGAGGCGACGGCGCGCCGTCTGGCGGCCGAGGGCTTCGACGTGGTGGCCGCGGCACGGCGCCGGGACCGGCTGGACCGGCTGGCCGCCGAGGTGCCCGGCATCCGCGCGGCGACCCTGGACGTGACCTCCCAGGAGTCGGTGGACGAGTTCGCCGCCTCGCTGGACCGGTGCGACGTGCTGGTCAACAACGCCGGCGGCGCGGTCGGCCTGGAACCGGTGGCGAGCGGCGACACGGCCGACTGGCAGCAGATGTACGACGTCAACGTGCTCGGCACGTTGCGGGTGACCCAGGCGCTGCTGCCCCGTCTCATCGACTCGGGGGACGGGGTGCTGCTGATGCTGACCTCGGTGGCCGGGCTGGTCTCCTACGAGGGCGGCGGCGGCTACAACGCGGCCAAGCACGCCCAGACCTCGATGACCGAGGTGCTCAGGCTGGAGCTGGTCGGCAAGCCGATCCGGATCGTCGAGGTCGCCCCCGGCATGGTCCACACCGAGGAGTTCTCCCTGAACCGCTTCCGCGGCGACTCCGCTGCCGCCGACCGGGTCTACCAGGGCGTTCCCGACCCGCTCTCCGCCGACGACGTGGCCGACGCCATCTCCTGGTGCGTGACCCGCCCGGCTCACGTGAACATCGACCGCCTGGTCATCCGCCCCCGCGCCCAGGCCGCGCAGTACAAGATCCACCGCGTCTGA
- a CDS encoding M56 family metallopeptidase, giving the protein MTAAVLATLALVCTVGAWQLTRARWPYRAPHVAIVLWQALGVTWGLAGTGALLAYALSPYGQGVLHGLHALLTSELGGRGLPESYGAPRVVALIAGLAALAVLIVVLLAAGAQTSRARHRHRALLALIAREDPVVPGVRVLDHPGAAAYCVPGLRSQVVVSEGTLRLLSSAELTAVLAHEAAHVRERHDLVLLPFAALRRALPWSSVVRDAQSEVSLLVEMAADDVARRFCSPRRLATALLRFGTAGAVPAPHGALGATGSAAVMARVERLVTPGPALSAGIRYSIVVFSITLTSSAPLLWLIPH; this is encoded by the coding sequence ATGACCGCTGCGGTCCTGGCGACACTCGCCCTGGTCTGCACGGTCGGAGCCTGGCAACTCACCCGGGCTCGGTGGCCCTATCGCGCTCCGCATGTGGCCATCGTCCTGTGGCAGGCGCTCGGGGTGACCTGGGGGCTGGCCGGGACCGGCGCGCTGCTCGCTTATGCTCTCTCGCCCTACGGCCAGGGAGTGCTGCACGGACTTCACGCGCTCCTCACCTCCGAGCTCGGCGGCCGGGGTCTGCCCGAGTCGTACGGGGCGCCGAGGGTCGTCGCCCTCATCGCGGGACTGGCCGCGCTCGCCGTACTGATCGTGGTGCTCCTCGCCGCGGGCGCGCAGACGTCCCGCGCCCGGCACCGCCACCGCGCCCTGCTCGCCCTGATCGCCCGCGAGGACCCCGTGGTCCCCGGCGTGCGAGTGCTCGACCACCCGGGCGCCGCCGCCTACTGCGTGCCCGGCCTCCGCTCCCAGGTCGTGGTCAGCGAGGGCACCTTGAGGCTGCTCTCGTCGGCCGAGCTGACCGCGGTGCTCGCGCACGAGGCCGCCCACGTCCGCGAGCGGCACGATCTGGTGCTGCTGCCGTTCGCCGCGCTGCGCAGGGCACTGCCCTGGTCGAGCGTGGTCAGGGACGCCCAGAGCGAGGTCAGCCTGCTGGTGGAGATGGCCGCCGACGACGTCGCCCGCCGGTTCTGCTCCCCGCGCCGCCTGGCCACCGCCCTCCTCCGCTTCGGTACGGCGGGCGCCGTACCGGCTCCGCACGGAGCCCTGGGCGCCACCGGCTCCGCCGCGGTGATGGCCAGGGTCGAGCGCCTCGTCACTCCCGGACCCGCCCTGTCCGCCGGCATCCGCTACAGCATCGTCGTCTTCTCCATCACGCTGACCTCCTCCGCCCCGTTGCTCTGGTTGATCCCTCATTAA
- a CDS encoding GNAT family N-acetyltransferase produces MMFANKPTLAGERVILRPVGPEHVDGLWELINDPETVRLTGSHGQPDYETTKLWYGSRGDHDDRLDLAICRAEDDSYVGEIVLNDLDVHNFSCNLRIALVGPRVFGKGYGSEAIRLMVDHAFTTTPLHRIGLEVFDFNDRAAHVYRKAGFVKEGVCRDALFQGGEWHDSIIMSALAPDWGVKEV; encoded by the coding sequence ATGATGTTCGCGAACAAACCCACCCTGGCCGGCGAGCGTGTGATCCTCCGGCCCGTCGGCCCCGAGCACGTCGACGGCCTCTGGGAGCTGATCAACGACCCGGAGACCGTACGGCTGACAGGGTCGCACGGACAGCCCGACTATGAGACGACCAAGCTGTGGTACGGCTCGCGGGGCGACCACGACGACCGGCTGGACCTGGCGATCTGCAGGGCCGAGGACGACTCCTACGTCGGCGAGATCGTGCTCAACGATCTCGACGTCCACAACTTCTCCTGCAACCTGCGCATCGCCCTGGTCGGGCCTCGCGTGTTCGGCAAGGGGTACGGCAGCGAGGCGATCAGGCTCATGGTCGACCACGCCTTCACCACCACCCCGCTGCACCGCATCGGCCTTGAGGTCTTCGACTTCAACGACCGGGCCGCCCATGTTTATCGCAAGGCGGGTTTCGTCAAGGAAGGCGTGTGCCGTGACGCCCTTTTCCAGGGAGGCGAGTGGCATGACTCGATCATCATGTCGGCACTTGCGCCTGACTGGGGTGTCAAGGAAGTCTGA
- a CDS encoding YbjN domain-containing protein, translated as MSEAIESALKSAEVSFEQPRPGAFLVKLPGQHKLATMTWLIVGDQVLHVEAFFCRQPDENHVEFYRWLLTKNGSMYGVHFALDPIGDVYLVGRIPLAAISDEEIDRLLGCVLTYSDEGFDRALELGFASSIRREWEWRAKRGESLANLQAFARFADPER; from the coding sequence ATGAGTGAAGCGATCGAGTCGGCGCTGAAGAGCGCCGAGGTCTCCTTCGAGCAGCCCCGGCCGGGGGCCTTCCTGGTGAAGCTGCCCGGCCAGCACAAACTCGCGACCATGACCTGGCTGATCGTCGGGGACCAGGTCCTGCACGTGGAGGCGTTCTTCTGCCGCCAGCCCGACGAGAACCACGTGGAGTTCTACCGCTGGCTGCTCACCAAGAACGGCTCCATGTACGGCGTGCACTTCGCCCTCGACCCGATCGGCGACGTCTATCTCGTGGGCCGGATCCCCCTCGCGGCGATCTCCGACGAGGAGATCGACCGGCTTCTCGGGTGCGTCCTCACCTATTCGGACGAGGGGTTCGACCGCGCCCTGGAGCTGGGCTTCGCCTCCTCGATCCGGCGGGAGTGGGAGTGGCGGGCCAAGCGCGGGGAGTCGCTCGCCAACCTCCAGGCGTTCGCCCGATTCGCCGACCCCGAGCGCTGA
- a CDS encoding sensor histidine kinase: MASLAALAGFVVGALAVMVVRQSVGQRQVMTPTDDVEPDALPQGVASVLAVLPSSAVVLDKGDRVLRASSAARVFGLVKGDHLMAAELLAMARQVRRDGEIRESEIEVAGHKFGQESTNFAVRVAPLGSYGQVLVLAEDQTEHRRVEAVRRDFVANVSHELKTPVGALSLLAETIQDAADDPEAVTRFAGRMQHEAARLTYLVQDLITLSRIQGAEPIPTPGPVPIDEVVHEAIDRCNTTAAAKDITLVAGGVEGLQIWGDDELLVTALRNLIDNAVAYSPEHTRVVVSARAAGAHTESVEISVSDQGIGIPESAQERIFERFFRVDAARSRATGGTGLGLAIVKHVAAAHNGAVTVWSKEGSGSTFTLRMPAFGGMAVAAPGTTTIPLEAAQ, encoded by the coding sequence ATGGCGAGCCTGGCCGCACTGGCCGGTTTTGTCGTGGGAGCACTGGCCGTGATGGTCGTCCGCCAGAGCGTGGGACAGAGGCAGGTCATGACACCGACAGACGATGTCGAGCCCGACGCGCTGCCCCAAGGCGTCGCCTCGGTGCTGGCCGTGCTGCCGTCCTCGGCGGTGGTGCTCGACAAGGGAGACCGGGTGCTGCGGGCCAGTTCGGCCGCACGCGTGTTCGGCCTGGTCAAGGGCGACCACCTGATGGCGGCGGAGCTGCTCGCGATGGCCAGGCAGGTGCGCAGGGACGGCGAGATCCGCGAGAGCGAGATCGAGGTGGCCGGACACAAGTTCGGCCAGGAATCAACCAACTTCGCGGTACGGGTCGCGCCGCTGGGCTCCTACGGCCAGGTGCTCGTGCTCGCCGAGGACCAGACCGAGCACCGTCGCGTCGAGGCGGTCCGCCGCGACTTCGTGGCCAACGTGAGCCACGAGCTCAAGACGCCGGTGGGCGCCCTGTCCCTCCTGGCGGAGACCATCCAGGACGCCGCCGACGACCCCGAGGCGGTCACCCGGTTCGCCGGGCGTATGCAGCACGAGGCCGCACGACTCACCTACCTCGTCCAGGACCTCATCACCCTCTCCCGGATCCAGGGAGCCGAACCCATCCCCACCCCGGGCCCGGTCCCGATCGACGAGGTGGTGCACGAGGCCATCGACCGCTGCAACACCACCGCGGCGGCCAAGGACATCACCCTGGTCGCGGGGGGTGTCGAGGGCCTGCAGATCTGGGGTGACGACGAACTCCTCGTCACCGCGCTGCGAAACCTCATCGACAACGCCGTCGCCTACAGTCCCGAGCACACCCGGGTCGTGGTCAGCGCGCGCGCGGCGGGCGCTCACACCGAATCGGTCGAGATCAGCGTGAGCGACCAGGGGATCGGCATCCCCGAGAGCGCTCAAGAGCGGATCTTCGAACGGTTCTTCCGCGTGGACGCAGCCCGCTCACGCGCGACCGGTGGCACGGGCCTCGGCCTGGCCATCGTCAAACACGTGGCCGCCGCCCACAACGGCGCGGTCACGGTGTGGAGCAAGGAAGGCTCAGGCTCCACCTTCACCCTCCGCATGCCCGCCTTCGGCGGCATGGCGGTAGCCGCACCCGGCACCACTACGATTCCCCTGGAGGCCGCGCAGTGA
- a CDS encoding LacI family DNA-binding transcriptional regulator — MADLPTLAHVAAEAGVSPATASRVITGSVRVSTSTRRQVHDAISRLGYVRHRAPRGGAGRRSDQVVAIVVCEPAHRLFTEPFYARMITAAEEVLTGHGVPLAVMTATAATSTIATPPLVAGGVDGVLLISARDRHPLVVTLAASGIPVRSAGRPPDGIDLPHVDMDNRDGGRQAAEHLLLGGRRSIGVIAGPPTLPAARDRLDGFMQTLTLAGMTGVPVAYGDFSHASGVHGMQWLLRRMPNVDAVFAASDVMAAAALQTLRRTGRRVPEDVAVIGFDDAPIARRTSPALTTVRQPVEEFSALATRLLLLSMSADDAPPNNPVLPTELVVRESA; from the coding sequence ATGGCCGATCTACCCACACTTGCCCATGTCGCCGCGGAAGCAGGGGTCTCCCCCGCTACCGCGTCCCGGGTAATCACCGGTTCAGTCAGAGTCAGCACATCGACTCGTAGGCAGGTGCATGACGCAATCTCGCGTCTAGGTTACGTACGACACCGCGCTCCCCGAGGCGGAGCCGGGCGGCGATCCGACCAAGTCGTGGCGATAGTGGTCTGTGAGCCCGCGCACCGGCTGTTCACCGAGCCCTTCTACGCCAGAATGATCACCGCGGCGGAGGAGGTGCTCACCGGTCACGGCGTGCCCCTCGCCGTGATGACCGCCACGGCGGCCACGTCCACCATCGCCACGCCACCGCTTGTCGCCGGCGGGGTCGACGGTGTCCTGCTGATCAGCGCGCGGGACAGGCACCCGCTCGTGGTGACGCTCGCCGCCTCCGGCATTCCCGTGCGGAGCGCGGGCCGCCCACCGGACGGGATCGATCTCCCCCACGTCGACATGGACAACCGCGACGGCGGCAGGCAGGCGGCGGAACACCTCCTGCTCGGCGGCCGGCGGTCCATCGGTGTCATCGCGGGGCCGCCCACCCTGCCCGCGGCGCGGGATCGGCTCGACGGCTTCATGCAGACGCTCACCCTGGCCGGGATGACCGGCGTGCCGGTCGCCTACGGCGACTTCAGTCACGCGTCGGGCGTGCACGGCATGCAGTGGCTGCTGCGCAGGATGCCGAACGTCGACGCCGTGTTCGCCGCCTCCGACGTGATGGCCGCGGCGGCCCTGCAGACCCTGCGCCGCACCGGCCGCCGGGTGCCCGAGGACGTGGCCGTCATAGGGTTCGACGACGCCCCCATCGCCCGGCGGACCTCGCCCGCTCTCACCACCGTGCGCCAGCCGGTGGAGGAGTTCTCGGCGCTCGCCACCCGGTTGCTGCTGCTCTCGATGAGCGCGGACGACGCCCCCCCGAACAACCCTGTCCTGCCCACAGAGCTGGTAGTCCGTGAGTCCGCCTGA
- a CDS encoding GNAT family N-acetyltransferase: MSELRFVVNPELTTELIDELIGCWVDVTNAGGAVGFVPPVTADDVRKTAVSSFERCGGLDHLLVGFDAEDRVACWLILADSGSWLHAHWRWLLRVMVHPKHQGDGYGADLMRAADSAARDLGLDALHLTVRGGTGIEGFYTRQGYTEVGRIPRSIRLAEGDERDSIYMVKHL, encoded by the coding sequence ATGTCCGAACTTCGCTTCGTGGTGAACCCTGAACTCACCACTGAGCTGATCGACGAACTCATCGGCTGTTGGGTCGACGTGACCAACGCGGGTGGAGCCGTGGGGTTCGTGCCCCCGGTCACCGCCGACGACGTCAGGAAGACGGCGGTCTCCTCGTTCGAACGCTGTGGCGGCCTCGACCACCTGCTGGTCGGGTTCGACGCGGAGGACCGGGTCGCCTGCTGGCTGATCCTGGCCGACTCCGGGTCGTGGCTGCACGCGCACTGGCGCTGGCTCCTGCGCGTGATGGTCCACCCCAAGCACCAGGGCGACGGCTACGGGGCCGATCTCATGCGCGCCGCGGACTCCGCCGCCCGGGACCTGGGCCTCGACGCCCTGCACCTGACCGTTCGCGGCGGCACCGGAATCGAGGGCTTCTACACTCGCCAGGGGTACACCGAGGTCGGCCGTATCCCCCGGTCGATCCGCCTCGCCGAGGGCGACGAACGCGACAGCATCTACATGGTGAAACATTTGTGA
- a CDS encoding phosphoglyceromutase, which translates to MSTLVLLRHGESEWNAKGLFTGWVDVGLSAKGEEEARRGGRLLVDAGVRPDSVHTSVMTRAIQTANLALGAADLLWLPVSRSWRLNERHYGALQGKDKAQTRAEFGDEQFMLWRRSYDVPPPPIADGDEFSQVGDARYALLPSELMPRTECLKDVVARMLPYWYDRIVPELAEGRTVLVVAHGNSLRALVKHLDGIGDDEIAGLNIPTGIPLRYELDGDFHPTVKGGRYLDPAAAEAAIEAVANQGK; encoded by the coding sequence ATGTCGACTTTGGTGCTGTTGCGGCACGGTGAGAGCGAATGGAACGCCAAGGGCCTGTTCACCGGGTGGGTGGACGTGGGGCTCTCGGCCAAGGGCGAGGAGGAGGCGCGGCGCGGCGGACGGCTGCTCGTCGACGCCGGGGTGCGACCCGACTCGGTCCACACCTCCGTGATGACCCGGGCGATCCAGACCGCCAATCTCGCACTGGGCGCCGCCGATCTGCTCTGGCTGCCGGTCTCGCGGTCCTGGCGGCTCAACGAGCGTCACTACGGCGCGCTCCAGGGCAAGGACAAGGCGCAGACGCGCGCCGAGTTCGGCGACGAGCAGTTCATGCTCTGGCGCCGTTCCTACGACGTCCCGCCGCCCCCGATCGCCGACGGCGACGAGTTCTCCCAGGTCGGCGACGCCCGGTACGCGCTGCTGCCGAGCGAGCTGATGCCGAGGACCGAGTGCCTCAAGGACGTCGTCGCGCGCATGCTGCCCTACTGGTACGACCGGATCGTGCCGGAGCTCGCCGAGGGCAGGACCGTCCTGGTCGTCGCGCACGGCAACTCGCTCCGGGCCCTGGTCAAGCACCTGGACGGCATCGGCGACGACGAGATCGCCGGGCTCAACATCCCCACGGGCATCCCGCTCCGGTACGAGCTGGACGGCGACTTCCACCCGACCGTCAAGGGCGGCCGCTACCTCGACCCCGCCGCCGCGGAGGCCGCCATCGAGGCCGTGGCCAACCAGGGCAAGTAG
- the phoU gene encoding phosphate signaling complex protein PhoU gives MRDAYHDELDALTDQLVEMTRLVRSAISRATTALLDADLHLAESVISQDEEVNRIFAEIEASIFELMARQQPVAVDLRMVIAALRMGTDLERMGDLAEHVAKVARLRHPESAIPPEIRSTILEMGQIAERLITKTGSCIASRDVDTAMELEADDDAMDKLHRKLFKVLMAKDWKYGVEPAIDVTLIGRYYERYADHAVRVAHDVVYLVTGSRPQDVTTV, from the coding sequence ATGCGCGATGCCTATCACGACGAACTTGATGCCCTCACCGACCAACTGGTTGAGATGACCCGCCTCGTCAGGTCGGCGATCTCAAGGGCCACCACCGCCCTTCTGGACGCCGATCTCCACCTCGCCGAAAGCGTCATCTCCCAGGACGAGGAGGTCAACAGGATCTTCGCGGAGATCGAGGCGTCGATCTTCGAACTGATGGCCAGGCAGCAGCCTGTGGCGGTCGACCTCCGGATGGTCATCGCCGCCCTGCGCATGGGCACCGACCTTGAGCGCATGGGCGACCTGGCCGAGCACGTGGCGAAGGTGGCCAGGCTGCGCCACCCCGAGTCGGCGATCCCGCCGGAGATCCGCTCCACCATCCTGGAGATGGGCCAGATCGCCGAGCGTCTCATCACCAAGACCGGTAGCTGCATCGCCTCGCGCGACGTGGACACGGCCATGGAGCTGGAGGCGGACGACGACGCGATGGACAAGCTGCACCGCAAGCTGTTCAAGGTCCTGATGGCCAAGGACTGGAAGTACGGTGTCGAGCCGGCCATCGACGTGACGCTGATCGGCCGCTACTACGAGCGTTACGCCGACCACGCGGTCCGCGTCGCCCACGACGTGGTCTACCTGGTGACGGGCTCCCGGCCGCAGGACGTCACCACCGTTTAG
- a CDS encoding helix-turn-helix domain-containing protein has translation MALPKVGSIGEYIREQRTVAKISLRQLAASAGVSNPYLSQIERGLRKPSAEILNQIAKGLQISSQALYVQAGLIEEREPDSDVLTAIRADHLITERQRQVLIDIYESFRKENRAEAPDEDAQTSQKAHPAPEPPQGDPDSSPAGEESLPKGYLSALKPYETPPSNGHVTQEAKEG, from the coding sequence ATGGCACTACCCAAGGTCGGCTCGATCGGCGAGTACATCCGCGAGCAGCGCACGGTGGCGAAGATCTCCCTGCGCCAGCTCGCCGCCTCGGCGGGGGTCTCCAACCCCTACCTCAGCCAGATCGAGCGGGGATTGCGCAAGCCCAGCGCCGAAATCCTGAACCAGATCGCCAAGGGCCTGCAGATCTCGTCGCAGGCGCTCTACGTTCAGGCCGGTCTCATCGAAGAGCGTGAGCCGGACAGCGATGTGCTGACCGCGATCAGGGCCGATCACCTCATCACCGAGCGCCAGCGCCAGGTGCTGATCGACATTTACGAGTCGTTCCGCAAGGAGAACCGGGCCGAGGCTCCGGATGAGGACGCGCAGACCTCCCAGAAAGCGCATCCCGCACCGGAGCCCCCGCAGGGTGACCCGGACTCCTCGCCGGCCGGCGAGGAGTCACTGCCCAAGGGATATCTCAGCGCGCTGAAGCCCTACGAGACTCCCCCGAGCAACGGTCACGTCACACAGGAAGCCAAGGAAGGTTAA